Part of the Terriglobales bacterium genome is shown below.
CGAGGACATCACGGTGGACTACGAGCCGGGCTCGACCACCGAGGTCACCATGCACGACGGCTCGCGCCTGCTGCTGCGCAAGCTGGAAGAGGACTACGACCCGACCAACCGCATCGAAGCCGTCAAGCGCCTGATGCAGGCGCACGACAAGGGCGAGGTCCTCACCGGCCTGTTCTACATCAACACCAAGGCGCCGAGCTTCCTGGAGATGCTGCACATGACCGAGAAGCCCCTGGCGACCCTGCCGGAGTCGGTCACCAAGCCGCCCAAGTCGGTGCTCGACGAGGTGATGGAGTCGCTGAAGTAAGTCTTCAGACTTCAGTCTTCAGTCTTCGCCAAAACAAAACCCTCCATTGCGGAGGGTTTTGATTTTCCCTGAAGTCTGAGGTCTGAAGTCTGAAGTCTACGCGGCGACGTCCTCATCCTTCTTCTTGTCGCCCTGCTGCGCGTGGCCGGGCTCCTTCACCTCGGGCTCTTCGGAGGGCTGGTCGGGGCCGCCCTCGACGGCGGGCTTCTTGTCGGCGCCGACGCCGCGGCGCTCCGGGTCGCGGCCGCCGCCGAAGCGCGTGTCCTGGTCCTTGCGGTTGCGCTCCTTGAACTGCCCCTGGTGCTCGGGCGTCTCGCCGGGCTCGGGGAAGTCGCTATCGGATGACTTGATCAGCGGGTCCTGGTCGCGATGCCCCAGCTGGCCGTTCATGGAGGTCATCGCCTTCTCACCCAAGGCTTCGTCTTCGGTGGCGCCCTTGCGCAGGTCGTTGTCGTTGTTCTGGTCGGTCGGTGTCATGGCCCTAGTAGAGATTCCGTGCGCGGGGCGGGTGTTGCATCCCCGCAGTTCCAGGTTTCGGGTTCCAAGTTTCGAGAAGGCGGCTGACGGGAAACCCGAAACTGGAAACTCGAAACCTGTAATAGAATCGCGCCACGCCAATGAGCACACCCGGGCCACTGTTCCGCCCCTACGACAAGCTCGTCAAGATCACGGTGAAGGGCCGCGTGGTCGAGGTCCCCGACAACAACATGGTGCTGCGGGCGCTGCAGTACGTGGCGCAGGAGAACATCGCCTACGGGCGCTTCTGCTGGAACGAGGAGTGCCAGTACTGCCGCATCACCTTCGACATGGGCGAAGGGACGCCGTCGCACACCGCCATCTCGTGCAAGCTAATGGTGAAGGACGGCATGCGCATCACGCAGATGGACACCGAGCTGCGCTACTGCCTGCGCGACGTCGAAGGCGCCGAGGCGAAAAAGCCTTAACCACAAAGGACACGAAGGCAGCACAAAGATCCTCATGGAGGTCCTTGGTGAGACCTTCGTGTCCTTTGTGGTGAGCTTTACCGCGGCGCGGTGCGCTTGGGGCTGGGCTTCCTCGAGACCCCGAGCTGCGCGAGCCGCTGCTGCGCCTGCGCGGCCTCGCTCGACCGCGGATAGCGCGCGATCAGGCTCTGCAGCTCCTTCACCCCGGCGTCGCGCTGGCCTAGTTCCAGTAGCGCGTAGCCCTTGCGCAATTGCGCCGAGGCTACCTTGTTTCCCCCGGGGTACTGCTCGATCACCTTGTCGTAATCCTGCACCGCGGCCTGGAAGTTCCCCTGCTTGTACTCGATGTCGGCGACGTAGAACTGCGCGTTGCCGGCGAGCTCGTTGTCGGGGTAGAACTTCAGGAAGTCGCGGAACTCCTGGTCGGCGAGCTGCAGCTTGTTGGCGGTCATGTCGCGCAGCGCGCTCTGGTAGAGGACGTCGGGCGGCGGCGCCTGGTTGGCGCCCTGCGGCAGCGCCTGCAGGTTCTGCTGCTGCTGTCCCATCTGGTCGAGTTGCGTCTGCATCTTGGCGAGCCGCGCCTTCAGCTCGTCCACCGAATCGTGCAGCGCCTGGATCTGCTGCGAGACCTGGTCGGTCCGGGCGCCGGCGTCGTTGGACTGCTGCTGCAGCGACTTGGTCAGCGTCTCGACGTTGGCGTTGAGCCGGTTCATGTTGTCGGTGGACTGCTCGATCAGGTTCTTCATCACGCCCATGCGCTCGTCGAACGACTGCTGCATGCGCGCCATCGAGTCCTGCAGGTTCTGCACCTGCGTCTGGAGCTGGACCATGTCCTTGTTGGCGGCGAAGGCGGGCGCGGCCAGCGCCACGATCAGTAGGGAAGTGAATAGTCTTTTCATAGCTTTCTCGGTTAGATGCAGAACTCCTGCCGGTCGTGATTTGAAAAGGTAGGGGCCGGCGACCCCGCCGGCCCGTGCACCGGCGCGTCGCCGGCGCCTACCTCAGGTTGGTTACTTGTTCAGGACGTAGTGCCCGCGGCGGTTCTGCTGCCAGCACGTCTCGTTCGACTCGTTGCAGAACGGCTTCTCTTTGCCGAAGGTGACGGTCCGCAGGTTGCCGGCGCTCACGCCCTGCTGCACGAGGGCGTTCTTCACCGCCTCGGCGCGGTTGGTGCCGAGCGTCAGGTTGTACTCGATGGAGCCGCGCTCGTCGCAGTGGCCCTCGATGGTCACCTTCCAGTTGGGGCGCGTCTTCAGGAACGAGGCCGCCGCGGCGATCGCGCTCTGCTGGTCCGCGCGGATCTCGTAGCTGTCGTAGTCGAAGAAGACGTCCTTCACGTTCTGCTGGAAGAGCTGCTCGTCGGTGAGGGAGATCTCCTGCCGGGGCGCCGGCTGGGCCACGGTGACGCGTGCGGTGGCCTCCTGCGCGCCGCCCGCGCCCTTCGCCGTCAGGCGGTAGGTGGTGGACTGCACCGGCGAGACCTGGCGCGAGCCGCTCGGCTCGACCGGCCCGATGCCTTCGATGGAGACGTCGGTGGCGTTCTCGGTGCGCCACGTGAGCGTGGTCGCCTGCCCGGCTTCGATGGCGTCCGGATTCGCCGAGAGTGAAGCGGTAGGCGCGGGCGGCGGCGGCGGCGGCGGCGCCGTCTGCACCGGCTTCTTCTTGCAGCCCACTACCAGCACTGCCGCCAGCAGCGCCAACAGGATCACGGAACTCTTCTTCGTGTATGTCACTTCATCCTCCCAAAAGTGCTGCGCAACAAACCCGTCGCTCGACTACTTCCAGCTCCAATTCGGCTGGGTGTTCGACCCGGAACTCGTCAAAGCATGTTGCCTGGTGCCGTCGGCCAGCATGGTCCAAATCTGGTCGGACCCGCCGCGGCGCGACTGAAAGACGATGTGGCGGCCGTCGGGCGACCAGGAGGGGAAGTCGTTCATCCCCTCGTGTGTGAGCTGGACCCACTGCCTGGTAGTGACGTCCATAATATAAATGTCCTGGCCGCCGGGTGCGCCGGGACCGTAATTCCGGCGCCACGCGAAGGCCAACAGCTGGCCGTTGGGCGACCACGCCGGCGAGACCGCATAGCCCTGCTCGGTGAGCCGCTGCACGTTGGCGCCGTCGGCGTCCATTACGTAGATCTGCGGCAGGCCGGTGCGGCCGCTCACCCACGCGACCTGCCCTCCGGACTTGCGGTTGATGGTGGGCTGGCCGTCGGGACCGCGGTAGGCGGTCAGCCGGCGGGGGTTGCTGCCGCTGGCCTCCGCCATGAAGATCTCGGGATCGCCGCCGCGGGACGAGGACGAGAACAGCAGCTTGCCGTCGGGCGTCCAGGAGGGCGCGGTGTTCGCCCCGCCGAGCCGCGCAAAGGCGACGCGGCGTCCCAGCTCGAGCGAGTACATGGCGAGGTCGGCGTTGCCGCTGGTGAACGAGACGTAGGCCACGCGCGCGCCGTCGGGCGAGACGGCGGGCGAGAGCGCGATGGAACCGTCCTTGGTCAGGCGCGTCTGGCCCTGGCCGTCGTAGTCCATCATCCAGACTTCTTTGTTGCCGGTGCGGTTGGAGATGAAGAAGATCTTGGTCTCGGCGATGCCGTTGATGCCGCCGCCCAGCCGCAGGATGATCTCGTTGGCGAAGCGGTGCGCAATCAGCCGCGCGTTCTGCTGGGTCGCCTTCTCGCGGTACTGCTTGCCCAGCACCTGCGGCGACTGCGGGTTCTTCACGTCGTAGAGCCAGCCCAGCACGGCGACGTCGTCGCCGGAGACGTTCAGGTTGCCGAAGGCGAGCATGTTGGCGTTGGGCGGCGGATTGCCCCAGGCGTCGAGCCGGACCTCGCTCGGCTGTCCGGGCTGCGCCAGCGGATAGAAGCTCTTCGAGACCATGTCGAAGATGCCGGCCTGGTCGAGGTCGTTCCACAGCGTGTCGTTGAACGTCTTGTTCAACTCCGCGGCGCGCGGGTCCGCGCCCGCCTTGAAGTCCGCCGCCGCCAACCGGATCTTCTCGACGCCGAGCCCGGTGCCGGTCTTGATCCAATCGGTCTGAGCTGCGAGCAGGGCCTGCATCGCCATTACTACGAGAAGGATGAGAACTGATTTCCGCATTTCCTCGGTGTCCTTTGTGTCCTCTGCGGTCGTTATCTTCGGTAATCGAACCAGAACTCGACGGAGACTTTGTTGCCCGGGTAGTCCGGCGGCAGCGGGCCGAAGGTGTCGATGCGCTGGATGGCGCGGGTGGCGCTGATGTCCAGCGACGGGATACCGCTCGACTGCTCTACCTGCACGTTCGAGGGCTCGCCCGAGCGCGCGATGTCGAACGTGATGTACACGCGCCGCGCGGTCGAGATGCTCGGGTCCACCTCATACTTCAACCAGTTCTCCGACACTTTGTTGCGCACGATCTGCACGTACCAGGCGTAGCGCGAGCCGAAGTCCCCGCCGCCGCCGGTGAAGCCGAAGCCGCCCTTCGCGCCGCCGGAGTTGAACACGCCGTACGGCCCGCTCACCGGGCCGCCCTGGCCGAACGGGATCTGGTTGCTCGCCGCCTGCTGCGGCTTCTTCGGCGGCTCGGTGGGCTTGGCGCGCTCGCTCACCTTCTTCGCCGTCTTGTCGGGGATGGGGATGGCTTCCGGCGTGGGCTTCTCGACTTCCTTGGGCAGCGACTCCGACAGGCCCTTCGACTCGTTGGCGAGCACGTTCTCGGTCTCGACCTGGGGAGCGGGCAATGGGATCGACGCGTTGGAGACGAGCGTGGCGCTCATCGCGCCGCCGCCGCCGCCCAGGCCGCCCCAGTTCTCGCCGTGGGTCTCGCCCGCCAGCCAGGCGTACGCGAACATGGAACCGATGAGCGCAAAGTGGAAGGCGGTCGAGAGCGCCAGCGGCTGCTTCCAGCCTTCCTGGTCAACGTAGATATCTTCGCGAACCATCTTCAACGATCGCGGAACTGCCGAACGGCCGAACTGCCGAGTCGAGATTCGGCGCTTCCGCGGTTCGGCAGTTCGGCAGTTGCGTGTGCCGCAATCACTTTCCGCCTTCCTTCAGCGGCTCCGTCACGATGCTTACGTTGGTGATGCCAGAACTCTTGACCGCGTCCATCACGGTGGCGAAGGCGCCGAAGGGTACGTTCTCATCAGCGCGCAGGTAGATGGACTGATGTTCGGGGTCGCGCACCTTCTGGCGCAGCTTGGCGGCGATCTCGTTGATGTTCACCGTGTCGTTGCCGAGATAGACGCGCTGCTGCTTGTCGATGGAGATGACGATGCGTTCCTCGGTGATCTCCTTCACCGTCTTCGTCTTCGGCACGGCGACCTCGATGCCCGACTGCAGCACCGGCGCGGTGATCATGAAGATGATGAGCAGCACCAGCACCACGTCCACGAAGGGGGTGACGTTGATCTCCGAGAGCGAGGTCTGCGTGCGGCCCTGCGGGGTGGTGAACGCCATTACTGGCCCTCCCCGCCACGGTCGACGGTGTTGAGGAACTCGGCGGCGAAATCGTCCATGCGCGCGCCGAACTCGCGCAGCGAGTGCGCGAAGGCGTTGTACGCGATGACCGCGGGGATGGCGGCGAACAGGCCGGCGGCGGTCGTGATGAGCGCCTCCGAGATGCCGGGCGCGACCGCGCGCAGCGTGGCCGCGCCCGCCGTGCCCAGGCCGTGGAAGGCGTCGATGATGCCCCACACCGTGCCGAACAGCCCGATGAACGGAGTGACGGCGCCGGTGGTCGCCAGCAACGGCAGGCGGCGCTCCATGCGCGTCAGTTCTTCCGAGGCCGCGATCTGCGTGGCGCGCTGCACGGCGTCGAGCGAGCGCAGGCGGCCGCCGGGATTCGTCTGCCGCTTGTACTCGCGGTATCCGTAATCAAAGACGGCGACCAGCGGGCTGGGCGTGAACTGCTCGGCCACCGCCGCCACGTCCTCCAGCCGCTGCGATTTGCGGAACATGCGGACGAAGCGGCCGCTCTGCGAGCGCGCGCGCCGCAACGCCGCCCATTTCGACAGGATGATCGCCCACGACAACAGGCTGAAGAGGAAGAGGATGACGAGGACGAGCTTGGCTACCGGACCGCTCTGCGCGATGAGATTGACGATCTCGCCGCCAGGAACAAGGATTGCCATCCGCGAACAGACTCCGTGATTTGGCGTTCAACGAAGCAGGCCAGTCCTGACCGTAGCACTTAGCCAGAGGAGCGTCAACGCTCCGGCGGCAGGTTTTCGCTAGAATGCGGCCACGATGAGGCGCCTTCTTTGGGTCTGCATGTTGTTGCTGGTCGCGGTGCCGGCGGTGGCGCACCCCGGCTGGGGCATCGTGCGCGACGCGCGCGGCAACGTCTTCTTCACCGACCTGAAGCAGGTCTGGATGCTCTCTGCTGCCGGCGCGCTCTCGGTCGCCGTCCCACGCGTGCACACGCATGAGCTGGTGCTCGACAAGGACGGGAACCTCTACGGCGAGAACCTCACCTACGACGGCGCGCGCAACCAATGGCACAACTACTTCTGGAAGCGGACGCCGAGCGGCGAGCTGGCGACCACCGTGCCCGACGGCGAAGTCTTGCGCGGTTTCAGCCTGCTGAAGGATGCGGCCGGCAACATGTACTCCATCGAGCAGAACAACCACGCGCGCACTCGCACCCTGCTGCTCAAGCGCGCACCGCGGGGCGAGGCGCAGGAGTTCGCCGGCGGCGCCTTCGGCATCAAGGACGGCACAGGCAAAGACGCGCAGCTCTCCAGCGTGGGCGGCGTGGATGTGCTGCCGGACGGCACCATCTACCTGGTCGACGGCGCAACGCTGCGCAAAGTGACTCCGGACGGCCAGGTCACGACGCTCGCACGCGGGCTCGACCGGCCGCGCAAGCTGATCCAGGGCACCGCGGGTCTGGCGAACGCGTTCTTCGGTGTGCGCCACGACGGCGAGGGAAGTGTCTACGTCGCCGACTACGACAACCGGCGCGTGCTGAAGCTCTCGGCGGACGGCAAGCAGCGCGTGACGGCGTACGAGTCGAGCCTGGGATGGGCGCCCACCGGGGTGTGGGTCGCCGGCGACACGCTCTACGTGCTCGAAGGCCGGCATCCGTTCGGCGACAGCGTGCGCGTGGTCGAGGCGCGCAATGGGCGCGGCAGCGTCCGCGCCAAAGTGCCGTAAGCGGCGCGCGCGACTCGTGCTATCCTGCGCCGAAATCGTCCCACGCTGAGGCGGAACGCTTGCTGCTCGAACTGCGCGTCGAAAACTACGCCGTCATCGACAACGTCGCGGTCGAGTTCGGTCCCGGGCTGAACCTGCTCACCGGCGAGACCGGCGCCGGCAAATCCATCCTCATCGACGCGCTCGCGCTGCTGTTCGGCGAGAAGGCCTCGGCGGACGTGGTGCGCCACGGCGCGGAGAAGGCCGTGGTCTCCGCGGTCTTCGACGCGCCCGCGAAGCAGATCGAGCCCATCCTGGAAGCCAACGGGCTGGACGCCGACGGCGCGCAGCTCATCCTGCGGCGCGAGATCGCCGCCGGCGGCAAGGGGCGCGTCTTCGTCAACAACCAGCCCGCGACGGTCGCGGTCCTCAAGCAACTCGCGCCCGTGCTGGGCGCCATCCACGCGCAGAGCGAATCCATCGTGTCGTTCGACGCCGGCGAGCGCCTCGTGCTGCTCGATCGCTACGCCGACCTCGACACCGCCGCGGTCGCCGACACCTACACCAAGTGGAACGGCATCCGGCAGCGCATCGCCGACCTGCAGCAGGGCGAGCAGGACCGCCTGCGGCTGGTGGACTTGTGGAGCTTCCAGAAAAAGGAGATCGAGCAGGCCAAGCTGGTGGAAGGCGAAGACGAGAAGCTGGAGACCGAGAAGCGCGTGCTCGCCAACGCCGAGAAGCTCTACCAGGCGGCGATGACCGCCTACGGGCAGCTCTACGACTCGACCGGCTCCTCGGCCGCGACCATGCGGGCGGCGGGGAAGTCGCTCGACGAGCTGGCGCGCTTCGATCCCAGGTTTGCCGACTCGGCCGCCACGCTCGCCTCGGCGCGCGCCGTGGTCGAGGATCTCGGCGCGACGCTGCGCGACTACGCCGAGAGCATCAATGCCTCCCCTGAGCGGCTGGCGGAGATCGAAGACCGGCTCGCGCTCCTCGACCGGTTGAAGCGGAAGTACGGCGCGACGCTCGCCGACGTGATCGCCTTCGGCGCCGACGCCGCGCGCAAGCTCAACGAGATCGAGAACAAGGACGAGGTGCTGCGGGAGCTGAACAGGGAACTCGCCGCCGCGGCCGAGGGCTACCTGAAGCTCGCCCGCGCGCTCTCCAAGAAGCGCTACGACGCGGCGAAGGAGCTGGAGAAGCTGGTGGAGGACGAGGTCAACGACCTGGCGATGAAGGCGAAGTTCAAGGTCGAGCTCGCCGGTTCCGACGAGCAGGCGAACTGGGCCTCGACCGGCTTCGACCAGGTGCAGTACATGATCGCCACGAATCCGGGGGAGCCGCTGCATCCGGTCGAGCAGATCGCCTCGGGCGGCGAGCTTTCGCGCGTGTTGCTCGCGCTGAAAGCGACCATTGATTCGTCGAACCGCAAGAAGCGCGAGCCGCGCACGCTGGTGTTCGACGAGATCGACACTGGCATCGGCGGGCGCGCCGCCGAGGCGGTGGGGAAAAAGCTGAAATCGCTGGCGCGTGTCGAGCAGGTGCTGTGCATCACGCATCTGCCGCAGATCGCGTCGTTCGCCGACCAGCACTTCGCCCTCGAGAAGCGCGAAGCCGCGGGCCGCACCAAGACGTCGGTCCGCCGCCTGGAAAACAAGGAGCGCACCGAGGAGATCGCGCGTATGCTTTCGGGGGCCAAGGTTACCGACACATCCTTGAAGCACGCCGAGCAGATGCTCAAGGCCAACGCGTAGCGCCGGCGAGTCGCCGGCGCCTACCTCAAGCTCTACAGGAGGCAGCATGGGAACACCGCCCATCACTCCGGCCCCGCCCCTCGAGAACGCTCCACGCCCCAACTGGTGGTCGCGCAACTGGAAGTGGTTTGTCCCGGTCGGCTGCCTGACCATCGTCGCGGTGTTCGCGGCGTTCGTCGCCTCGGTCGTCTTCCTGGCCATGGGCGCGATGAAGAATGCGGACGTCACGCAGGCCGCGCTCAAGAAGGCGCAAGCCAATCCCACGCTTCAGAAGCGGCTGGGCACGCCCATCGAGGTCACCAACTTCGTTTCCGGCTCCATCAACCAGGCCGGCACGTCGGGCAAGGCGGACCTCACGATCCCGATCCAGGGGCCGAAGGGGAAGGCGACGATGTACGCGGACGCCACCCGGTTCGCCGGCGAGTGGAAGTTCAACCGGCTGGAGGTCGGGTTCGAGGGCGACCCGAACCGCCTGGACCTGCTGGAGCAGTCGCCGCCGGAACCGCCCGACCACTGATGCTGCACCGCTTGTGTGCAGTGGTTCAATCCCGACCAGATCGGTCGGGTAGGGGAGCTCCGCTCAGGTGTCATATCTCACCGTTCGCTGCCAAGTTCCGCCCTTTCAAGCGGTTACGTTGACCACCCGGCTTCCCGCCGCCTATCCTCTAACTACCGGAAGTCCGCAAAAACCGGTAAACTGACTAACAGATGACCGCTGCCAGCAACGGGAAAAGACTGCTTCTTTTGAAGCCCAGGGGCTTCTGCGCGGGCGTAGTCCGCGCCATCGACATCGTGCGCATCGCGCTCGACACCTTCGGCCCGCCCATCTACGTCCGCAAGGAGATCGTGCACAACCGCTACGTGGTCGAGGACCTGACGAATAAGGGCGCCATCTTCGTGGACGAGATCGACGAAGTGCCCGCGGGCGAGCGCGTGATCTACAGCGCGCACGGCGTCTCGCCCGAAGTGCGCGAGGCGAGCGAGTCGCGCAAGCTGCGCGTCATCGACGCCACCTGCCCGCTGGTCACCAAGGTGCACGTGGAGGCGGTGAAGTACGCCAAGGAAGGCTACAGCATCATCCTGATCGGCCACCGCGACCACGACGAGGTCATCGGCACGCTGGGCGAGGCGCCCAATGTCACGCAGGTCGTCGGCACGCCGGAAGAGGTCGCGAGCCTCAACGTGCCCGACCCGGAGCGCGTCGCCTACATCACGCAGACCACGCTCTCGCTCGACGAGACCAAGGACATCATCGCCGCGCTGCGCAGAAAGTTTCCCAGGATCAAGGGACCGCACGCGCAGGACATCTGCTACGCCACCGAGAACCGCCAGATCGCGGTGAAGCAGGTCTCGCCCCAGGCCGACCTGCTGCTGGTCGTCGGCTCGGACAACAGCTCGAACTCCAACCGGCTGGTCGAGGTCGGGCGCAACATCGGACACAAGTCGTACCTGATCGAGAACTTCCGCGCCATCAAGCCGGAGTGGCTCGAGGGCGTGGGCTCGGTCGCGCTCACCGCCGGGGCCTCCGCGCCGGAGTGCCTGGTCGAGGAAGTGGTGGCGTTCCTGAAGAACGCCGGCTATGCCACGGTCGAGGAAGTCGAAGTGATGCCCGAGAACGTCCGCTTCGGCCTGCCGCCCGAGATCGTGGAAGCCATCGCGCCCGCACCCGCGGTCGCCGCGGAGTAACCACTCCATGGCTGCACCCACCCAGGGGCCGACCGGTCGCGAGCCGAAGCTCACCTTCGGCAAACTCGACGCCGCCAGCGTCGCGCCCGCCATCGCCGCGGCGCGCGACTACCTGCTCTCCATCCAGGACGAGCAGGGTTACTGGTGCGGCGAGCTCGAAGCCGACACCACGCTCGAGTCCGATTACATCCTGCTGCACCGCCTGCTCGGCACCGACGCCGACGCGAAGATCACCGAGCGCATCCGCAAGGCCGCCAACTACATCCTCCAGCACCAGAACGAAGACGGCGGCTGGAGCATCTTCGCCGGCGGCCCCTCGAACATCTCGGCCACCGTCAAGGCGTACTTCGGGCTGAAGCTCGCGGGCTACACCGCGGAGCACCCGGCGCTGGTGCGCGCGCGCAAGGTCATCATGGACCTGGGCGGAGTGACCGAGGTCAACACCTTCACCAAGATCTATCTCTGCTTCTTCGGGCAGTACGACTACGACGCGGTCCCGGCTATCCCGCCGGAGATCGTCCTGTTCCCGAACTGGTTCTGGTTCAACATCTATGAGATCAGCTCGTGGTCGCGCGCCATCCTGGTGCCGCTCTCGATCGCGTACGCCAAGAAGCCGTTCAAGAAGATCCCGCAGGAGATGGGCATCGACGAGCTGTTCCCGCACGGCCGGCAGGGGACCAAGCTGCACCTGCACTGGTCGAAGAAGCTGGTGTCGTGGCGCAACTTCTTCCTCGTGCTGGACCGCATCACGCACCTGTTCGAGCGCGTGCACGTGCGGCCGCTGCGCTCCATCGCCATTAAGAGCGCGCAGAAGTGGATGATGGCGCGGCTGGAGAAGTCCGACGGCTTGGGCGCCATCTATCCCGGCCTGATGAACTCCATCATCGCGATGCGCTGCCTCGGAGTCTCGCTCGACGATCCGCAGCTCATCCGCGCCATCGACGAGTTCGAGGCGCTCGGCATCGAGGAAGGCGACACCTTCCGCATGCAGCCGTGCAAGTCGCCGGTGTGGGACACCGCCTATGCCATGTTCGCGCTCGGCGAAGCGGGCGTGCCGCGGGGCGATACCCGCATGGTCAAGGCCGGCGACTGGATCCTGCAGAAGCAGGTGCGCACCAAGGGCGACTGGGCGGTGAAGGTGCGCAACACGCTGCCCGGCGGCTGGTACTTCGAGTTCAACAACGAGTTCTATCCCGACGTGGACGACACCGCGATGGTGGGCCTGGCGCTCACGCACGTGCAGCATCCCAACGAGCGCTACCAACACGAGAGCGTGCAGCGCGCCATCGACTGGGTGCTCGCCATGCAGTGCAAGGACGGCGGCTGGGCGTCGTTCGACAAGGACAACGACCGCATGGTCTTCCAGTACGTCCCGTTCGCCGACCACAACGCGATGCTCGATCCCGCGACGGTCGACATCACCGGGCGCGTGCTCGAGATGCTGGCGGCCTACGGCCACACGCGCGACGAGAAGCCGGTGCGCCGCGCGCTCGAGTTCCTGCGGAAGAACCAGGAGTCCGACGGCGCGTGGTTCGGCCGCTGGGGCGTGAACTACATCTATGGCACCATGCAGGTGCTGCGCGGCTTCGAGGCGATGGGCGAAGACGTGCACGAGCCGCACATCCAACACGCCGCGGAGTGGCTGCGCTGCATGCAGAACTCCGATGGCGGCTGGGGCGAGACCTGCGGCAGCTACGACGACCCGCACACGCGCGGCGTCGGGCCGAGCACGCCCTCCCAGACCGCCTGGGCTGTCCTCGGGCTGCTCGCCGCCGGCGACACGCGCTCCGATT
Proteins encoded:
- the shc gene encoding squalene--hopene cyclase — its product is MAAPTQGPTGREPKLTFGKLDAASVAPAIAAARDYLLSIQDEQGYWCGELEADTTLESDYILLHRLLGTDADAKITERIRKAANYILQHQNEDGGWSIFAGGPSNISATVKAYFGLKLAGYTAEHPALVRARKVIMDLGGVTEVNTFTKIYLCFFGQYDYDAVPAIPPEIVLFPNWFWFNIYEISSWSRAILVPLSIAYAKKPFKKIPQEMGIDELFPHGRQGTKLHLHWSKKLVSWRNFFLVLDRITHLFERVHVRPLRSIAIKSAQKWMMARLEKSDGLGAIYPGLMNSIIAMRCLGVSLDDPQLIRAIDEFEALGIEEGDTFRMQPCKSPVWDTAYAMFALGEAGVPRGDTRMVKAGDWILQKQVRTKGDWAVKVRNTLPGGWYFEFNNEFYPDVDDTAMVGLALTHVQHPNERYQHESVQRAIDWVLAMQCKDGGWASFDKDNDRMVFQYVPFADHNAMLDPATVDITGRVLEMLAAYGHTRDEKPVRRALEFLRKNQESDGAWFGRWGVNYIYGTMQVLRGFEAMGEDVHEPHIQHAAEWLRCMQNSDGGWGETCGSYDDPHTRGVGPSTPSQTAWAVLGLLAAGDTRSDSVARGIAYLLRTQRPDGNWDEPYYTGTGFPRVFYLMYHMYRTYFPLLALTTFSKVFSNAGDSSEARFSSNVTPLHLGGK